The Bubalus kerabau isolate K-KA32 ecotype Philippines breed swamp buffalo chromosome 10, PCC_UOA_SB_1v2, whole genome shotgun sequence sequence TTCTACAAGTAAACTTtctggattaaagatataaacatcttatGATTTTTGATACACATTTCCAACTGCCTACCAGAAGGGAACCAGCATGCTCTTTACAGCAATATATGAGAGTCTTTCTGGCCAACCCTTTACCAATCTGAATATTTGACCAGTAGACTTTTTAAACCTTTTTCAGGatctttgattttaaaatgatcagtgataaaaggacattttaaaacatatttgtgaTGTAacgattttctattttatttcccagATACACCATTGTATTTATCTATTATGCATTCTGCTTGATATTAATGATGCTGCTCCGACCTCTTCTGGTAAAAAAGATTGCCTGTGGCTTAGGGAAGTCGGATCGATTTAAAAGTATTTATGCTGCACTTTACTTCTTCCCAATTTTAACCGTGCTTCAGGCAGTTGGTGGAGGCCTTTTATGTAAGTTTGATGGGTAAcattaatgaaatatatttattatatgtgaTAAACAATATTTGCTCTGAGTATACTATTGGACCTTGTTCTTTaaagtagttttgttttgtttttatccttGAACATAAGCCATACCGTATGTTTTTGCTAAAACACATCATCATTCTTAATCAAAACTAACTTGTTTAGAAGATACTTTGTATTTGAAGCTCACAACCTCATAGGaaggttttttaaaatctaagtgtAAATGACACAAAAACTGGTTTTTACATATTACAAATAGAAATAACTcttgatatcatatgatgtttacCGTCAAGTTAggtcttagttttctgttttttttttgttttttgttttttgtttttgtttttgtttttttcaaaaaactagaagcagtaaaaaaaatcctcagtatatttttttttattttagcgtatccattcattcatgtattcagcAACCATTTAGACTGAGCTGTGACtcaaaagaagaatgaaagttGGTGTTAAAGAGCTCACATGCTACTAGGAAAGCTATACTAAGTAGCTGAGAACATAGAGTGGTGCTTTTTGAACGTGTGACATTGAACATTGCAAGGAGGTTGGATACCATCTGTGTATGGAGCTTGCCAGGGTGCAGAGGACAAGCTTCTGACCTGAAGGAACTGGGAAGATGACATCACTGTGCAAGTACTGTAGCTTAGTAATGCATTTGGTTCAAAGTGAGGGTGGAGCTGAGAGGAAGGCCAAGGGAAGAGGAAATTGGAGGCTAGTTAGGGGTCTTTAACCCTCATATTCTGATTTGACAGATATATTGTTTCCTTTGGCCTGCATGGTGTTTGAAAACCTATAATTTTATTCTCCTAACTGACCTGTGTAAGCATTTGAAGTTGTTATTCTTGGGACCTGCTCTTAAAAGGATTTCAGGAGGAAGAGTGACATGACTAGATTTGCATTGAAGAAAGATAACTTGGTAGCAGTGTGGAAGGTGGATTGGCTGGGAAGAGACCCTGGGGCATCAGTTAAGAGATCACTGCCAGAAACCGAGCCTGACTGTGTGACCTAGCAGAGAAACACCAGGAGTAAAGAACAATTTCAAAGACAGAGTTAACTAAGCTGGGAAACTAATACAGGGGTTGAGGGATTGGGAGGAGAATACAATAAAGGAAATTTCTAACTTAGTAACTAGTGATTGCATGAATCATGAATGTTAGAAGAAGCAAATAGGTTGGTATTCATGGAATATCCAAAAGAACACAGGTAGTTATTTATACTGGACAAACCTGGGAGAGCTGACTAGCTGTAAAGATATAAGAATTGTCAGCCCTCAGATCCCTGTGTCCTGGACAGCAGCTGCTTCTACTGTAGAGAACTTCTTTGTTGTGAAATGGGGGAGAGAGGAAAGTGGTGGAAAGCAGGGAGAGGTTGGGAAGTTAACCTAAGGAGACTGCCATATACATTGCTTCCTGTCTTGTAGCTGCCTATATTGAAAAATGCCTTTTCCCACACTGAATGTCTTTAGATAATTTTGTTAACAAGCCTCCACCCAGAGCACATTCATCAAGGGAGGATCAAGGAGTTATTGTTTATGTGTACTAACGATAAACTTATGCAGTCTGCTGAGATCAGTCCTAGAGGGTATCATAACAACTCAATTTTATGATGTTGAAAGAGAGATAATTTTTGGTTTGTAGGGGTGTCCTAGTTCCGGCTGCTATAaaagaataccatagactggtgGGTGGCTTACAAACAACAGTGACTGACTTCTTGCAGTTCTGGAGACTGTGAGGTCCAAGAGCAAGGCACCAGCAGATTTGGAGTCTGATGAGGACTTGTCTCTTGGTTCATCAATGGCTGTCTTCTTTCAgagtcctcacatggcagaaaagGGGAGAGTTCTCTGAGGTCTtttttataagagcactaatcccattcttGAGAGCTTCACCCACATGACCCAATCATCCCAAAGGCCCTCTACCTACTTATACCATCACAttgagggttaggatttcaacataagaatttgggGGGACACAGACATTTAGTTCATGACAAGAGAATATAGCAAGCTTGAGCAAAGTAGAGCAACAAGAGGCTTCTGGTAGCTCAGGATACCAGGGTCTAGGGAAAGAGACACTGGGAGTAATTAGGAAGATGTCAGTGACAAACTTACTTGATTGGAAGTATTATTGAAGCCCATTTTGAAGTGTGATCTGCCTCTGAACCACCTGCAGAactaaaatgcagatttttaggCACTATTCTCAGACCTAGTTGCTTAAAATCTTATATTGTCTTCAACCCTAGAATAAGAACAATTCTAAATCCTACTTTGAGCCCAGAACCTCCCTCTGCTCCCCAAAGTTTGGGCCATGCTGGAAATTTCCTCTTGATCCTTTTTACTACTAGGTCTTAAATTTGTATCATTAGTAACATTGTTTAGCTATTTATAAGTTAATTGGGATTTTCTTGAATGGTGGGTTAGGACCTAACCAGTTCAGGCAGTAAAAGGTTCTAAATGTCAAAcaagtcattcatttatttagtaaGTTGGAATCAGGCTTGTATAGATATTTCAGTTTCTGACAGTGTTCCAAATGGGTTCTACTGCATTACAGAGAAATGAGTAGTTTTATTAgtttggtacaaaagtaattacaGTTtgggaccatgaattttaaatcattataactaggctcagatacatctttattaatcaaaataggaaccattacattCAGCACATATTTTCCAAGAAGAAATaggtttgtttatttctgtagcataaaaatccatgcttcaggactcagtgaactcttggaaagcattttctgcctcctggttGTGTAAGTTCTCGAGATGCTTTAAGTGGTAGgtggttggtgagaggtcaggtgaatatggtggatgaggcaaaactttgtagcccaattcattaAACTTCTGAAGCACTGTTTGTCAGACCTGTGGTCAGGCATTGTCACGAAGAACGGGGCCCTTTATattgaccaatgctggctgcaggctTGCAGTTTTCggtgcatctcatcgatttgctgagcatgcTTCTCAGATGGaatggtttcaccaggattcagaaagctgtaatgaatcagatgggcagcaggccaccaaacagtgaccatgacctttttttggtgccagtttggctttgggaagtgtttTGGAGCTGcttctcagtccagccactgagctgatAGTCGCAGtttgttgtataaaatccacttttcattgcatgtCACAATCTGATCGAGAAATTGTTTGTTGTTgggtagaataagagaagacaacacttcaaaatgatgatttttttgatttgcagtaaGCCCaagaggcacccacttatcaagctttttcacctttccaatttgtttcAAATGTGAAACAACCATAGAATGGTTGACACTGAGCTCTtaggcaacttctcatgtagttgtaagaggatcagctttgatgatgtcTCTCAATTGTTGTCAGCTTCCAATGGCTGGCCACTATGCTCCTCCTCCTCAAGACTCTCGTCTCCTTCGCAAACCTTGAACTGACCACTGCACTGCAcgtttgttagcagttcctgggccagatgcattgttgatgttgcacGTTGTCTccgctgctttatgacccattttgaactcaaataagaaaatcgctcgaatttgctttttgtctgacATCATTTccataaactaaaataaatacaaaatacacagcaagtaataagtcattagcaagaaaaagtgagaaatgcacattaaaatgatgtataacataactacatttatttaagaaggtattctaatatcaaacagcaaagttcaacaatgcaagactgtaattacttttgcaccaacctaatagtaaCTGAagttaattgttttaaaataattgcataaaaataagtcaagatttttttcaatttgtcTATTTGTTTTAGTGAGCTGTatatgtttaaaacattttaaaagaaaagtggcattttaaagtaaatttactTAAAGTATTATTTTACTGTACTATATTTGAAGTAGAAATGTCTAGAAGTTTGTCATTAAGAGCACTGAATGATCCATTTAGCCTTTGAGGCTTATTGGCATATGACCTTTTAATTAAAGCCGAATTACCCTTATATATAATAGCCTTTCTTAACTGAAGTTCCCCAGTCTGGACCACAAAACATCAAAAACTGAGTGATTAGTTTCCCAATTCTCCCAAGTTTGATACATAGCTAGTATGTATAGGAGAGAGGTCAATTCTTTACATCAGTGGAAGCCTTAAGGCAAGGGTCTTCAAAGTAGGCCAAGGATAGTTTTACATCTTTTAAGTGTTGGCGGGGGCGGGAGGTGGATGCCGGGGTCcggccccggctgatccagggtattcgaagcggggacggcgtcggcgaggatcaggatacaatagcttcaattagatattaattaaagatataaagagtaatagaatgaggatagctcagtaggaaaattcagtggagaaaagaggctgagtagcttggtttacgaaGGAggccaataaaacttcaagacaagaagtttgcaccacttacataggccgcaggtgtccttccattctcccgaaggagaggagacactgaggcctccccggtcggatcttagaagcccaggcataattagtaagtatggcgggttccgcactccagatggagactcagccagagtgagagagagagcgacatggggagaccagtatttcgagaaactgatccccattctttattttccatggtctacttttatatactgagatgttatgcacaagtcacgcggggtcagcagtcctgacttttatcaaagtcaggtgcttcatacaaatgtatacagaggtcttaggggtgttacatcatcttctggctagggggcctgctgacaatttatgaccctctctttgtgacagcggtcagtcaaccgggacacttatttctccaggggtgattattcttaaaacaaacgccacccaaataaagttacattcctatagggtgagggtgtagtgggttttagttaaggaaagaatttacttagcctaaggtctaatgtgattaatatcaaaggttaatacttatttcttctatatattcattaatgtgtgtaagggcaggggatatggagacttagcaacaaacattggctcaacaaatgaaaaacctttcaccaatacaatttctaatcagctcattatacttatactaatagttttctaacttttctaaggaacctgtttttagaaggtttaaagcatctcgtgcctctcacggttgggaggctgtgagcaatcacatgtggccggacaagcctgtcaggcaggctagagaaccttcagaggagtttgtaggttaaaacactcttgtcacgcccaggagtttttattaactggagctctaggttaactccttctccaaaagaggtggtgggggacagccccccgtaaagtcagaggtgtaggtgggagcacaaagtagtaaagcaggcaggctgtggttatgggggtagatgctcgaggatttccagggggaactcctgaggcttgatcccgcctttgtgtatgtcgagcctccttcctcatgacctttgccacgggcggagtgcctcactctggcccccaacagatGGAGATCAAAAGAGAAGTAGTATTTCTTGACATGTGACAATtagataaaatttgaattttattgtcTGAATAACTTATATGTCATAACTTTCAAACTTATAAAGTTAATTTTACTGAATATAGACTCATCTATTCATTACATATGACCTGGCTGCTTTCCCACTGCAGCTGTGGAGTTAGGTGACTGAGACAGAGACTGTATGACCCACAAAGccactatctggccctttacagaaaaagtttgcggACCCCTGTCTTAGAGCATTAGGGCTTCCATCTCTCACAGGATTGGTTGAGAAGGTTTTTGTCTAGGAAAAGAATTATACTGTTTGAATTTTTTGATTattcagaaattttaattttcagcaTAATACCAATGTTTGTCTTTCAGACTATGCCTTCCCATACATTATATTAGTATTATCTTTGGTTACTCTGGCTGTGTACATGTCGGCTTCTGAAATAGAGGTAGGATGTCTTTTTTGttaaagagtttttgtttttttaatagatttgacTATTGAATAGACAGTAGCATATATGATACAATATGTTACAGCTGATTGCTTTAGTAATCCTTGGCTAAACAGGGTCACTCAGTAGCTTTTGGCTCATCAGTTTGTAAAAAGTTGTATCCTAGACTGTATTTGCTTGGGAAATTAATCAGGCTTAACTCTCCAGCAtgttagagaaaaaaatcatttcacatCATTTATCCACATAGAAAATATTTGATTATTGAAATGTTGAACCTTATTAACAGTATTTTAAGGGAAacataaattctttattttacatAGAACCAAGCTGATGAGCCATTTAATGAGGGAAAGTTAACTAGCCAGTTGCAAATTGTATTTTAGTGTGTTTATTAGCACAATTagatattacttttataataatttgGTCCTTCCAATTTCTGTATATTATAGAGTGATATTAAAGGTTAAAGGGAAGTCAAAGTAGTCACCTGTCATTTCTGCTCCCTTCTAAGTATCCAGGCAGCTGATTCTAGGGATGCTAGAAATTGGGTGTATATACTGCCTGCTTCCCATCTGTAGACTCAGATGCTGTGGACCAGTGCAGAAAGAAGGCACGAAATGTGGAGTTCGCTTCCAGTTCAGATTTTTCAGAAGCAGCCATAGTGTTTCCAGGGTTGAATGGGGGGTGTAGACCAGAACCTAGAAACGTGGGCTCCTGTCTCGTCATGGCCACTGGCGTGCTGAACATAGGAGgcctgagtttcctcatctgtaaactataGTAGCAAGACTGGGTGATTTCCTATGTCCCTGTGATTCTGAGGTTATGATTTTATgtgaaaataatacatttcaaataaattatCTAGTTGATTTAGCCCAATAATCTgtatctctctcttctttcttttacaaaattttataGAACTGCTATGATCTTCTGGTCAGAAAGAAAAGACTCATTGTTCTCTTCAGCCACTGGCTACTCCATGCCTATGGGATCATCTCCATTTCCAGAGTGGATAAACTCGAGCAAGATTTACCGCTTTTGGCATTGGTACCCACACCAGCCCTTTTTTACTTGTTCACTGCAAAATTTACTGAGCCTTCACGGATACTCTCAGAAGGAGCCAACGGACACTGAATGTAAAATGCCAAAAAAACCTAAGAAgtgttcttaatttaaaaaaaaagtaaaataaaaaaatgtattagtACTCTTCCGTCATACAAGGGAATATGATTGTCAGTACATCTGATGTTTTGGggagtttgttgtttgttttcttttttcaattcaaCAGAATTTATGGTTTCAAGGAAAATGCAAAATACCATGATTCTCCATTATGTATATAACACACTGCACGCTTACAGCACACTGTTATATTCCTGGAGGCCTGTTAGGAAGCACTTACCTCTTGCAACAATTTAGCTGTTCTTTAGAGCAAAATCATGTTTCTGTGTACCTAGCAATGTGTGATGTtcctatttttattaagaaaatctaTTAAGTATAATCTGAAGTCCGTAACATCGGCATAATTGTGCATGCCTATTatgtttcactttgtttttcaaatatactGAATTATAAAGTCAAGCGTATTTGTGGGGTCGGATAACAAAACAACATACTTTATTTCTATGTTTGTTATCTATTTATTTTCACCAATACAGTATTTTGATCTATTACAAAAATAAAGCATAATTTATATAACAGGTCTTTTGTTTTTAGGTAGTTTGGTTGAAGATATCCTCAGGTTATTCCTATTCctgtaaagaaaaacaataataaaaagcttaattacaaaaaaatctcaaatgtcTGGCATTTAATTGTGTTTGCCACACTAGTTGtggaaataattcaaaatgtTCTCTTTCCTAAATGAATAAACATGAATACTCACATACTTGCTCATTTTTGAAGAGTATACctcatttctctcatttttgaaggataaaCACACATACCATATTTTATAAATCTCAAGACATAATTTTTGTCACATTATGACATCTCAATTGATGGCTGCTTAGGTTTAACAAAATCCAGAGGAGTGTATACAGTACGTAGTTttcctgtgctaagtcacttcagttgtgtccccctTGGtgtaatcctatggactataccccgccaggctcctctgtccatggggttctccaggcaagaatactggagtgcgcttccatttccttctccagggcatcttcccaacccaaggatggaatccatgtctcgtagtctactgcactggcaggcaggttctttaccattagcgccacctaggaagccaatggttttcctgtggttggTAATGTGTGCTGTGATTTTTATGCTGTAAAGCCTTCAGGAGACTCATGGTTGCAACCATGGAAGCAAAATAAGATTTTTGCACTTAATAATCTGACCTAGTTTATCCATTTATATTATTTAGAAGATTATTTCCTGATTGTCCTCCTTGGTGAGAGTTGTTAAATCTCAAACTTTTAAGACTCCCATTGACAGTTGTAAAATATGAAAGAACGTGCACTCATTTTCTGTAGTTTTGTACCTTTTGAATTCACGGCAGTTGTATCCAGTATTTTGTTAGCTTTTCTTCGTTGATGTTTTTTTCATAGTACATTTTACTGCTGGGAAGCGGATTACGTTAACAggactctttttcttcttttctataggAATAAATCAAATGTAAAAATTCTATGTGTATCTTACATAAGTTTAGGTAGTTACAACTTTAAATTGCCCCAAGAATCCTCAATTGGACAGTTGTATAATGAGCAGAGGGTGGGGTGTGGAGGGGTGGGCATGGTGCTGGGGGATCATGCAACTGATTACCAGGGCTATCTTTTTGTCTCACTACATTTGGAGTCATTTGAATAATTATCTTCCCCTCCAATGTCCTCTTCTAGCAGAAAAATGTGCATGCAAAAGGAGAAATCATGCAAGTAATACAAGTCCTCAAGTGCAAAGGATTTCAGAAATACTTAatacatatttgcatttttaatttgcttCCTTATGAACAAGATGGGATAATTTGTAGTAGCTATGGTTGCTCAGGTTAATTTGTTATAAGTCAGTGAAAATACACAGTTTTGTCTTAGATCTCGCTGCTGCAGTGTATGGTAGTTACTTTGCTCATCACCGGACAGGTAATTTAAAAGctgaaattttcttaatttaGGTCAGTTGATAAATTTAACAATTACACTGTTAATATATTTGTCTAAAACTGATGGTTTTCCATACTTGGCTACACAATGGAGCCAGCTAGAGAGAATTATAAAAATACTCGTTGGTCTCACCCCCGAGACTCGTGGTGAATTGGTCTGGCTGAGCAGAGGAAGTTTTAAacttcccttgctgctgctgctgctaagtcgcttcagtcgtgtccgactcggtgcgacaccatagacggcgacccaccaggctcccctgtccctgggattttccaggcaagagtactggagtggggtgccattgccttttccaaaacttCCCCTAGGTGACGCTAATGTTTGAAAACTAAGATCTAAACTCTTCTTAGCTCAGATCTTAATTTTTCCAAGACAGCTTTAGAAAATTTCTGAGTGAATTacatttttaagtatttcttaCTGAAAATTTGATTCTGCTTCAATAACCAGGTTCGCTTCCAGAACTAAGAGATCAAAACATAGATAATTATATCAAGTCCTTTTGATCACAAAAAGATAACTAACAGCataaatttttttatctttatctaAAAATATCTCTTGGCCTAAAAAAGTCTTCTGTAGAGCACATATCAAGTTGATTAGTACACAAATTGCTTATCTGTTATCTAAATTATACTATATGGTAAAATACTCAgggattttttttgaattttaaaacaaaattatttttaatacttctttAAAAGTAATCTTTGCAGGTTAATTAGGTTTGCTATACaccaaaaatttatttaatttataagaaagcaaaaagtaattattttaattttcaggatgaagtctggcatttcacatttcTGCCAAGCCTATCCCTCATGCTTGCCAACCAGGACCTCCGGCAGATCTCTACTTAGCCACATCATTACTGTTCCCTGGCCAGTCTATGTCTACTGCTCCTTCAGGAAGACATCCCATGTACTCTCAACACCCCAAAGAACAGAGGTGTCTCTTTACCCTCCATTGCTACTGACTTGGAAGAATCCACTGTAGTCTAATCATCTCTTCACTTGTCTGTTTCTCACAATGTATATGCTTTGAGGTTCAGGGACCGAGTCGTGTTCAATTTAGTAACTAGCCACATGCTctagtgggtttcccaggtggctcagtggtaaaagaatctgcctgccaacgcaggagacgggttccatccctgggttgggaagatcttccggaggagggcatagcaacccacttcagtattcttgcctggagaatcccatggacagaggacaggctacagtccatggggtcgcaaagagtgggacttaactgagcgactaagcttgCAGGCATGGTCTAGTGTCAGGCTCAAAGGTATTCAGTATGCTAATACAGCTAGTACTGGGACTAGGAGCACACCAGACCCGGCAGGGCTGCAGTGATACACTGTGTCCAGAAGAGGGTGCAGGAGAGGGCTGTTAAGCTGGAAGAGATCAAGGGCTTCTCTAGAAGTCCACCAGTGACAGAAGCCATTGGATACAAAATATCCAAGAGCTGGTAGCTCAGAGTAATTCAAGGGGCCTATTATCTcctggccgggaggaccaaccccacgtccaaggagccgtggctgcgcaggcgcaggagggcctagaggagctatcccacattgaaggtcaggaaggacggcggtgaggagatacccctcgtccaaggtaaggagcaatggctgcgctttgctagagcagccatgaagagataccccacgcccaaggtaagagaaacccaagtaagacagtaggtgttgcaagagggcaacagagggcaaacacactgaaaccatactcacagaaaactagtcaatttaCTCAcagaagaccacagccttgtctaactcaatgaaactaagccatgcccgtggggcaacccaagatgggcgggtcatggtggagagatctga is a genomic window containing:
- the JKAMP gene encoding JNK1/MAPK8-associated membrane protein isoform X2; translation: MACLGLYCGKTLLFKNGSTEIYGECGVCPRGQRTNAQKYCQPCTESPELYDWLYLGFMAMLPLVLHWFFIEWYSGKKSSSALFQHITALFECTVAALVTLLVSEPVGVLYIRSCRVLMLSDWYTMLYNPSPDYVTTLHCTHEAVYPLYTIVFIYYAFCLILMMLLRPLLVKKIACGLGKSDRFKSIYAALYFFPILTVLQAVGGGLLYYAFPYIILVLSLVTLAVYMSASEIENCYDLLVRKKRLIVLFSHWLLHAYGIISISRVDKLEQDLPLLALVPTPALFYLFTAKFTEPSRILSEGANGH
- the JKAMP gene encoding JNK1/MAPK8-associated membrane protein isoform X3, whose protein sequence is MAMLPLVLHWFFIEWYSGKKSSSALFQHITALFECTVAALVTLLVSEPVGVLYIRSCRVLMLSDWYTMLYNPSPDYVTTLHCTHEAVYPLYTIVFIYYAFCLILMMLLRPLLVKKIACGLGKSDRFKSIYAALYFFPILTVLQAVGGGLLYYAFPYIILVLSLVTLAVYMSASEIENCYDLLVRKKRLIVLFSHWLLHAYGIISISRVDKLEQDLPLLALVPTPALFYLFTAKFTEPSRILSEGANGH
- the JKAMP gene encoding JNK1/MAPK8-associated membrane protein isoform X1, which codes for MAVDIQPACLGLYCGKTLLFKNGSTEIYGECGVCPRGQRTNAQKYCQPCTESPELYDWLYLGFMAMLPLVLHWFFIEWYSGKKSSSALFQHITALFECTVAALVTLLVSEPVGVLYIRSCRVLMLSDWYTMLYNPSPDYVTTLHCTHEAVYPLYTIVFIYYAFCLILMMLLRPLLVKKIACGLGKSDRFKSIYAALYFFPILTVLQAVGGGLLYYAFPYIILVLSLVTLAVYMSASEIENCYDLLVRKKRLIVLFSHWLLHAYGIISISRVDKLEQDLPLLALVPTPALFYLFTAKFTEPSRILSEGANGH